The following are from one region of the Stanieria cyanosphaera PCC 7437 genome:
- a CDS encoding fibro-slime domain-containing protein produces the protein MKESKLFNSQIFAASVTGLLVILATPQIGLTQTSPSQMTLTGTLRDFKAYRNTSGNIDPNGHPDFERKPGTDKNPAGQFFNYGLDPNITTNTISSDKKPVYKDGSYSTTNQTNFDQWYRDVAGVNQSMSYPITLNYDSSSKKYIYEDNSFFPIDNQLFGNQGRTHNYHFTYAINSQFTYQGGETFKFIGDDDVWVYINGQKVVDLGGVHSANTGSVTLDTAKAQQLGLQVGKTYDFDFFFAERHTTESHFRIETTLAFVTLPD, from the coding sequence ATGAAAGAATCGAAGTTATTCAATTCGCAAATTTTTGCTGCAAGTGTAACTGGTTTGTTAGTTATTCTTGCAACTCCTCAAATAGGTTTAACTCAAACTAGTCCTAGTCAAATGACCCTAACAGGAACACTTAGAGATTTTAAAGCTTATCGTAATACTAGTGGCAACATCGATCCTAATGGACATCCTGATTTTGAAAGAAAACCCGGTACAGATAAAAATCCTGCTGGTCAATTTTTTAACTATGGTTTAGACCCAAATATTACTACTAATACAATTAGTTCTGATAAAAAACCAGTTTATAAAGATGGAAGTTATTCTACAACTAATCAAACAAATTTCGATCAGTGGTATCGAGATGTAGCAGGAGTTAATCAAAGTATGAGTTATCCAATTACTTTAAACTATGATAGTTCAAGCAAAAAATATATCTATGAAGATAATTCTTTTTTTCCGATAGATAATCAATTATTTGGTAATCAAGGACGTACTCATAATTATCATTTTACCTACGCAATCAATTCTCAATTTACTTACCAAGGAGGAGAAACTTTTAAATTTATTGGTGATGATGATGTTTGGGTTTATATTAATGGACAAAAAGTAGTTGATCTTGGTGGAGTTCATAGCGCAAACACTGGTAGTGTAACTCTAGATACGGCTAAAGCGCAGCAATTAGGATTACAAGTAGGCAAAACTTATGATTTTGATTTCTTTTTTGCCGAAAGACACACTACCGAATCTCATTTTCGCATTGAAACTACTCTCGCTTTTGTAACGCTTCCTGATT
- a CDS encoding M1 family metallopeptidase: protein MLHSAFDAETTRKSFELPGAKPHYNPDRPGQVQDIFLDLVLDLPNQSFQGICTITLMPIRSGIKQLTLDAVDLQIESVAIAGVSQPFDYDGEQLKIELIEATTTANLEIAIAYKVDHPQRGLYFISPTENYPNKPTQVWTQGEDEDSRFWFPCFDYPGQLATSEIRVRVPKKFMAISNGELVNTEEVGEDKIYHWQQKQVHPTYLMTLAVGDFAELKDEWNGIPITYYVEKEREADGQRSMGKTPRMMEFLTQKYGYLYPFPKYAQVCVDDFIFGGMENTSTTLLTDRCLLDQRASLDNMRTESLVLHELAHQWFGDLVVIKHWSHAWIKEGMASYAEVLWTEYEYGKDDAAYYLLGEARSYLDEDSSRYRRPIVTNIYREAIELYDRHLYEKGACVYHMIRAILGDELFDRAIATFVQNNAHQTVETIDLLRAIDQATGYNLAFLFDQYVFRGGHPDYKVAYSWDGDSNLATLTVTQTQGKDNSKDLFDLKIPVAFGYIVETLLRTLREHETSLQDQSSLQTFTLRIHQQEQSFYFPLEKKPDFVSFDVGNNFLKTVTLEYPLPELKNQLQYDPDPISRISAAIALGKKGGIEAIKALEQSLTNDSFWGVRLEVAKQLGKITLHQAAEALIPGLQDSDARVRGAAIEALSNFQTIQAYDTIKQALEQGDPSYYTEATSARCLGSMVTGNLKDKTTETITLLQQILEQRAGWNEVVRGGAIAGLSQMKTSPVAADTIIEYTKSGVPQPLRLAAIRALGTISTGQTPDKVEEILAQLKSLSGESFFLTQVAVASALGQMQTPSAIALLHTLASQSPDGRVKRIAEEAVEKVQKNLGGDKAIQELRQEIEQLKAENLDLKSRLTKLETTAN from the coding sequence ATGTTACATTCTGCTTTTGATGCCGAAACCACTCGCAAGTCATTTGAGTTACCAGGGGCTAAACCTCACTACAATCCCGATCGCCCTGGACAAGTTCAAGATATTTTTTTAGATTTAGTGTTGGATCTTCCTAATCAAAGTTTTCAAGGTATTTGTACAATTACTTTGATGCCAATTCGTTCAGGAATTAAGCAGTTAACTTTAGATGCCGTAGATTTACAAATTGAATCGGTGGCAATTGCTGGAGTTAGTCAACCCTTTGATTATGATGGCGAACAACTAAAGATTGAGTTAATTGAAGCGACTACCACAGCTAATTTAGAAATTGCGATCGCGTACAAAGTCGATCATCCACAACGGGGACTGTACTTTATTAGTCCCACAGAAAATTATCCAAATAAACCAACGCAAGTGTGGACACAAGGCGAAGATGAAGATTCTCGTTTTTGGTTTCCCTGTTTCGATTATCCCGGTCAATTGGCAACTTCGGAAATTCGGGTTCGTGTTCCCAAAAAATTTATGGCTATTTCTAACGGGGAATTAGTCAACACAGAAGAAGTAGGGGAAGACAAGATTTATCATTGGCAGCAAAAGCAAGTTCATCCTACTTACTTAATGACTTTAGCTGTAGGAGATTTTGCCGAATTAAAAGATGAATGGAATGGCATTCCCATAACTTACTACGTTGAAAAAGAAAGAGAAGCAGATGGTCAACGAAGTATGGGGAAAACTCCCCGTATGATGGAATTTTTAACTCAAAAATACGGTTATCTTTATCCTTTTCCTAAATATGCCCAAGTTTGTGTTGATGATTTTATTTTTGGAGGGATGGAAAATACTTCTACTACTTTATTAACAGATCGTTGTTTGCTAGATCAAAGGGCAAGTTTAGATAATATGAGGACAGAAAGTTTAGTCCTGCATGAACTCGCCCATCAATGGTTTGGTGATTTAGTAGTAATTAAACATTGGTCCCATGCTTGGATCAAAGAAGGGATGGCTTCTTATGCCGAAGTGTTGTGGACAGAATACGAATACGGAAAAGATGATGCTGCCTATTATCTTTTAGGTGAAGCCCGTAGTTATTTAGATGAAGACAGTTCTCGCTACCGTCGCCCCATTGTAACTAATATTTATCGAGAAGCGATCGAACTTTATGACCGTCATCTTTATGAAAAGGGTGCTTGTGTCTATCATATGATTCGGGCTATTTTAGGCGATGAATTATTTGACCGCGCGATCGCGACTTTTGTGCAGAATAATGCCCATCAAACAGTAGAAACGATTGATTTATTAAGGGCAATTGACCAAGCCACTGGTTACAATTTAGCCTTTCTTTTCGATCAATATGTTTTTCGTGGCGGTCATCCTGATTATAAAGTAGCCTACTCTTGGGATGGAGATAGTAATCTCGCTACTCTCACCGTTACCCAAACCCAAGGAAAAGATAATAGTAAGGATTTATTCGATTTAAAAATTCCTGTCGCTTTTGGTTACATAGTAGAGACGTTGCTTCGCACCCTTCGGGAACATGAAACGTCTTTACAGGATCAATCTTCCTTACAAACCTTTACCCTGCGTATTCATCAACAGGAACAAAGTTTTTATTTTCCTTTGGAGAAAAAACCCGATTTTGTTAGTTTCGATGTCGGTAATAATTTTTTAAAAACTGTTACTCTAGAGTATCCATTGCCCGAACTCAAAAATCAACTTCAATATGACCCCGATCCCATTTCCAGAATCTCTGCTGCGATCGCATTAGGAAAAAAAGGTGGAATTGAAGCAATTAAGGCTTTAGAACAATCTCTGACTAATGATTCTTTTTGGGGAGTTAGATTAGAAGTTGCCAAACAACTAGGTAAAATTACTCTTCATCAAGCAGCCGAAGCCCTCATCCCTGGTTTACAAGACTCTGATGCTAGAGTACGAGGGGCAGCCATAGAAGCCTTAAGCAATTTTCAAACCATTCAAGCTTACGACACCATTAAACAAGCTTTAGAACAAGGTGATCCTAGTTACTACACCGAAGCCACTTCTGCACGTTGTTTAGGTAGTATGGTGACAGGTAATCTTAAAGACAAAACAACCGAAACAATTACCTTACTTCAACAAATCTTAGAACAACGCGCTGGTTGGAATGAAGTCGTTCGCGGAGGCGCGATCGCAGGATTGAGTCAAATGAAAACCTCTCCTGTGGCTGCGGACACAATCATTGAATACACTAAATCGGGTGTACCACAACCCTTACGTTTAGCAGCCATTCGCGCTTTGGGAACAATTTCTACTGGACAAACTCCTGACAAAGTTGAAGAAATTTTAGCCCAATTAAAATCTTTATCAGGAGAAAGTTTCTTTTTAACCCAAGTAGCGGTTGCTTCTGCTTTGGGACAAATGCAAACCCCTAGTGCGATCGCTTTACTTCATACTCTAGCCTCTCAAAGTCCTGATGGTAGAGTCAAAAGAATAGCAGAAGAAGCCGTAGAAAAAGTTCAAAAAAATCTTGGTGGAGACAAAGCAATTCAAGAATTACGTCAAGAAATCGAACAACTCAAAGCAGAAAATCTTGACCTAAAAAGTCGTCTGACTAAATTAGAAACAACTGCCAATTAA
- a CDS encoding DUF7682 family zinc-binding protein: MSRRKKKFPCGHKGYGQICHYCAQRKSDLNQKRQHKLEWEATFAEDPIDLRNLPKNVVIKSRRIMTQLQNQPDYRQFHGKRLRHDRFVISIPVTRNYRLLCRDCGDLLIPEAVISHEDYNVVKPGGRF, encoded by the coding sequence ATGTCGAGGAGAAAAAAAAAATTTCCTTGCGGGCATAAAGGTTATGGTCAAATTTGCCATTATTGCGCCCAACGCAAATCCGATCTTAATCAAAAACGACAGCATAAATTAGAATGGGAGGCTACTTTTGCCGAAGATCCGATTGATTTAAGAAATTTACCCAAAAATGTTGTGATTAAATCTCGTCGGATTATGACACAATTACAAAATCAACCAGACTATCGCCAATTTCATGGTAAGCGGTTACGTCACGATCGCTTTGTGATTAGTATTCCTGTTACTCGTAACTATCGTCTACTTTGTCGCGATTGTGGTGATCTACTTATTCCTGAAGCTGTCATCTCCCATGAGGACTACAATGTAGTCAAACCAGGAGGCAGATTTTAG
- a CDS encoding cysteine desulfurase family protein, with the protein MQIYLDYSATTPPHLDVMAKVHQVMTQQWGNPSSLHTWGGRAATVLETARMQVASLINADHPESIIFTSGGTESDSLAIMGVARTYATPQHLIISSVEHSAIAEAAKLLEQWGWQVTRLPVNRQGRINPLDLQAAIQPNTILISIIYGQSEIGTLQPIEKLAQIAHSHGILFHTDAVQVAGRIPIDVQQLGVDLLSLSAHKIYGIQGAGALYVRNGVNLVPLLNGGGQELKLRSGTQALPAIAGFGVAAELAAQELTSEAMRLRGLRDRLFDLLADYPYLIPTGDRLYRLPHHVSFILSEFFAAKTQNVTGKTIVRQLNLAGIGISAGSACHSGKLNPSPVLLAMGYSEAAAKRGIRLTLGKDTTEADIDWTAMVLQQVLDRLMPPLVTIQ; encoded by the coding sequence ATGCAAATTTATTTAGACTATAGCGCGACTACTCCCCCCCATCTAGATGTAATGGCTAAAGTACATCAAGTTATGACTCAGCAATGGGGTAATCCTTCCAGTCTTCATACTTGGGGAGGCAGGGCTGCTACAGTCTTAGAAACAGCTAGAATGCAAGTAGCTAGTTTGATTAATGCTGATCATCCTGAATCAATTATTTTTACTTCTGGTGGCACAGAATCTGATAGTCTGGCAATTATGGGCGTAGCCAGAACCTATGCTACTCCTCAACATTTAATTATCTCTAGTGTCGAACACTCCGCGATCGCAGAAGCTGCGAAATTATTAGAACAATGGGGTTGGCAAGTAACTCGTTTACCAGTTAATCGTCAAGGTAGAATCAATCCTCTCGATTTACAAGCAGCTATCCAACCCAATACGATTTTAATTTCAATTATCTATGGACAAAGCGAAATTGGAACGCTACAACCAATTGAGAAATTAGCCCAAATCGCCCACAGTCACGGAATTTTATTTCATACCGATGCCGTACAGGTAGCAGGAAGAATCCCAATTGATGTCCAACAATTAGGAGTAGATTTACTTTCTTTGTCTGCCCACAAAATCTATGGAATTCAAGGGGCTGGTGCTTTATACGTTCGTAATGGTGTTAATTTAGTACCTTTGTTAAATGGTGGTGGACAAGAATTAAAACTGCGTTCAGGTACTCAAGCCTTACCTGCGATCGCAGGGTTTGGAGTCGCAGCGGAATTAGCTGCACAAGAATTAACTTCAGAAGCGATGCGTTTAAGAGGATTACGCGATCGTTTATTCGATCTTTTAGCAGATTATCCTTATTTAATTCCTACAGGCGATCGCTTGTATCGTTTACCTCATCATGTTAGTTTTATTTTGAGTGAGTTTTTTGCTGCTAAAACGCAGAACGTTACAGGAAAAACCATCGTTCGTCAGTTAAATTTAGCAGGCATTGGCATTAGTGCGGGTTCGGCTTGTCACAGTGGGAAACTCAACCCTAGTCCAGTTTTGCTTGCTATGGGTTATAGTGAGGCTGCTGCTAAAAGAGGAATTCGTTTAACTTTAGGCAAAGATACCACTGAAGCTGATATTGATTGGACAGCAATGGTGCTACAACAAGTTTTAGACCGTTTAATGCCTCCGTTAGTTACAATTCAGTAG
- a CDS encoding chromophore lyase CpcT/CpeT, whose product MTHSTDVKALARLMAADFSNQEQAFENPPFFAHIRVCMRPLPDSILDGTSLFLEQAYDYMLNRPYRLRVFKLSVVENRIELENYKVKEEEKFYGASRDRDRLKNLTPDLIEKLPGCDMNVIWKNNSFHGEIKPGKACIVERQGKTTYLDNSFIIDQETLISYDRGRDPGTDELVWGSLAGPFHFKRRQSFADEVVSQ is encoded by the coding sequence ATGACTCATTCTACTGATGTAAAAGCTTTAGCCCGTCTGATGGCAGCAGATTTTAGCAATCAAGAACAAGCTTTTGAAAATCCACCCTTTTTTGCACACATTCGCGTTTGTATGCGTCCTCTTCCAGATTCCATATTAGATGGAACTAGTCTTTTTTTGGAACAGGCATATGATTATATGTTAAATCGTCCCTATCGTCTGAGGGTATTTAAACTAAGTGTAGTTGAAAACCGTATCGAACTAGAAAACTACAAAGTTAAAGAAGAAGAAAAATTTTATGGGGCTTCTCGCGATCGCGATCGCTTAAAGAATCTAACACCCGATTTAATCGAAAAACTACCAGGTTGCGATATGAATGTAATCTGGAAAAACAACAGTTTTCACGGCGAAATTAAACCAGGTAAAGCTTGTATTGTCGAACGTCAAGGCAAAACAACCTATTTAGACAATAGTTTTATTATCGATCAAGAAACTTTAATTAGTTACGACCGCGGACGAGATCCTGGCACAGATGAGTTAGTTTGGGGTTCTCTAGCTGGCCCATTTCATTTTAAACGTCGTCAAAGTTTTGCTGATGAGGTTGTTAGTCAATAG
- the msrA gene encoding peptide-methionine (S)-S-oxide reductase MsrA yields MVLFGFGKKAAMPSPQEALPGRAEVMPVQERHYVNNNRIKPPFPEGMKTALFGLGCFWGAERKFWQQEGVYSTAVGYAAGYTPNPTYHEVCTGMTGHNEVVLVVYDPNQISYEDLLKVFWESHNPTQGMRQGNDVGTQYRSGIYVYDQTQRKLAEASLEAYQKELTQAGYGEITTEILDAPEFYYAEEYHQQYLAKNPNGYCGLGGTKVCYPSTAVN; encoded by the coding sequence ATGGTACTATTTGGTTTTGGCAAAAAAGCAGCGATGCCTTCACCTCAAGAGGCTTTACCAGGAAGGGCAGAAGTTATGCCAGTCCAAGAAAGGCATTATGTCAATAACAATAGAATTAAGCCTCCTTTTCCTGAAGGAATGAAAACGGCATTATTTGGACTTGGTTGTTTTTGGGGTGCAGAAAGAAAATTTTGGCAGCAAGAAGGTGTTTACTCAACTGCGGTAGGTTATGCTGCTGGATATACACCGAATCCTACTTATCACGAAGTATGTACGGGAATGACTGGTCATAACGAAGTGGTTTTGGTTGTGTACGATCCTAACCAGATTAGTTACGAAGATTTACTCAAAGTATTTTGGGAAAGTCATAATCCCACTCAAGGAATGCGCCAAGGAAACGATGTTGGTACTCAGTATCGTTCTGGAATTTATGTTTATGATCAAACGCAAAGAAAACTAGCTGAGGCATCTTTAGAAGCTTATCAAAAGGAATTAACTCAAGCTGGTTATGGCGAAATTACAACTGAAATTTTAGACGCGCCTGAATTTTATTACGCCGAAGAGTATCATCAGCAATATTTGGCGAAGAATCCTAACGGTTATTGTGGTTTAGGCGGAACAAAAGTTTGTTATCCTAGCACTGCTGTTAACTAA
- a CDS encoding 5'-methylthioadenosine/S-adenosylhomocysteine nucleosidase family protein, translating into MNLPVDIIFVPHGAEYQAVEQGLKQTNTDIKLLSIPMGGKAVAKYCQQLKNKSWQHSGNRVLILGLCGSLSSDEQIGDVVLYQDCLAASKSSSLEKQIYQTDVPLTNLITCQLTTKFSLVRGVSCDRIITKVEEKLSLAQVYQADVVDMEGVAILQALPDCSVAILRVVSDDCRYNLPDLNYAFDRDRGQLKTIPLAVTLISQPQAAVRLIKGATKGLKVLQQITTQLFSSK; encoded by the coding sequence ATGAATTTACCTGTAGATATCATCTTTGTTCCTCATGGTGCAGAATATCAAGCAGTAGAACAAGGATTAAAGCAAACTAATACAGATATAAAGCTATTATCGATTCCAATGGGTGGTAAAGCTGTAGCTAAATATTGCCAACAATTAAAAAATAAATCTTGGCAACATTCAGGCAATCGAGTTTTAATTTTGGGTTTGTGTGGTAGTTTATCTTCTGACGAACAAATTGGTGACGTGGTTTTATATCAAGATTGTCTTGCTGCTAGTAAGAGTTCATCTTTAGAAAAGCAGATTTATCAGACTGATGTACCACTTACTAATTTAATTACTTGCCAATTAACCACAAAATTTTCCTTAGTCCGAGGAGTAAGTTGCGATCGCATTATTACTAAGGTTGAAGAAAAATTGTCTTTAGCTCAAGTATATCAAGCTGATGTGGTCGATATGGAGGGAGTAGCAATTTTACAAGCATTACCAGATTGTTCGGTAGCTATCCTTAGGGTAGTGAGTGATGATTGTCGTTATAACTTGCCTGATCTTAATTATGCTTTTGATCGCGATCGCGGTCAACTAAAAACTATACCTTTAGCCGTTACCTTAATTTCCCAACCACAAGCAGCAGTGAGATTAATTAAAGGTGCGACCAAAGGGCTAAAAGTTTTACAACAAATTACGACTCAATTGTTTAGTAGTAAATAA
- a CDS encoding ABC transporter ATP-binding protein → MTQSVILQLEGIVKQFPHSKSPAVDDVSLTLEQGDILGLLGPSGCGKTTLLRIIAGFESASGGKVVLAEQIVCGQGCWLPPEKRNTGMVFQDYALFPHLNVADNIAFGLKSKKSSLPRPQIKQRVAEVLALVGLSGLEKRYPHELSGGQQQRIALARALAPQPALILLDEPLSNLDVQVRHRLREEIRSILKAAGTSAIFVTHDREEALAISDKIAVMRQGKLEQIGTPEEIYVQPASRFVAEFVTQANFLPAKRSGEFWTTEIGELAIPNSQSNYSYDWGELMLPQEDLILTPDDNATVVVKDRQFLGREYRYCLETPSGKRLHARTTAHKAVAVGTKVNLSVIGTTSQIFPVSTLKEPSLPSMKVSA, encoded by the coding sequence ATGACCCAATCAGTAATTCTTCAATTAGAAGGTATTGTTAAACAGTTTCCCCACAGTAAAAGTCCAGCAGTAGACGATGTTAGTCTAACTCTAGAACAAGGAGATATTTTAGGATTACTAGGTCCTTCGGGTTGTGGCAAAACTACTCTACTAAGAATTATTGCTGGATTTGAATCAGCTTCTGGAGGAAAAGTCGTTCTCGCAGAACAAATAGTTTGTGGTCAAGGTTGCTGGTTACCACCTGAAAAACGCAATACAGGGATGGTTTTTCAAGACTATGCTTTGTTTCCTCATCTCAACGTCGCTGACAATATTGCTTTTGGTTTAAAAAGTAAAAAAAGTTCTCTACCTCGTCCCCAAATTAAGCAAAGAGTAGCAGAAGTTTTAGCTTTGGTAGGATTGAGTGGTTTGGAGAAACGTTACCCTCATGAACTTTCTGGTGGTCAGCAACAGCGAATTGCATTAGCCAGAGCTTTAGCTCCTCAACCTGCTTTAATTTTACTAGACGAACCTTTAAGTAATTTAGACGTTCAAGTCCGTCATCGACTTAGAGAAGAAATTCGTTCTATTCTCAAAGCAGCAGGAACATCAGCTATCTTTGTTACTCATGACCGAGAAGAAGCTTTAGCTATCTCCGATAAAATTGCCGTTATGCGTCAGGGAAAACTAGAACAAATAGGAACACCAGAAGAAATTTATGTTCAACCAGCTTCTCGATTTGTTGCCGAATTTGTCACTCAGGCTAATTTTTTGCCAGCTAAACGTAGTGGTGAGTTTTGGACTACAGAAATTGGCGAATTAGCAATACCAAATTCTCAATCTAATTATAGTTATGATTGGGGTGAATTGATGTTACCTCAAGAAGATTTAATTTTAACTCCTGATGACAATGCCACAGTAGTAGTAAAAGACAGACAATTTTTAGGTAGAGAATATCGTTATTGTCTGGAAACACCTTCAGGAAAAAGGTTACACGCACGTACGACCGCTCATAAAGCAGTAGCCGTAGGAACTAAAGTTAATTTGTCAGTGATTGGTACAACCTCACAAATTTTTCCTGTTTCTACTTTGAAAGAACCAAGTTTACCTTCAATGAAAGTTTCTGCCTAA
- a CDS encoding HAD-IB family phosphatase, which produces MKYKSIVFCDFDGTITAVETFAGMLKEFAPDLSEQIMPLMYAKKLTLREGVRKILESIPTRLYPEIINYAVTKPIRPGFKELLDFLNSQNVPLIVISGGLRDMVKTVLSRPENNQFLITKVTDIFAVDIDTSGEYLTVYSDFEADTELVAKVKVMSQYNALETIAIGDSLTDINMALKADLVFARDRLKDYLDEENKAYLAWDSFFEIKNYLKAHWQIDSVEEQ; this is translated from the coding sequence ATGAAATATAAAAGCATTGTTTTTTGTGATTTTGATGGCACAATTACTGCTGTTGAAACTTTTGCAGGGATGTTGAAAGAATTTGCTCCTGATTTATCAGAGCAGATTATGCCTTTAATGTATGCTAAAAAGCTTACTTTAAGAGAAGGTGTAAGGAAAATATTAGAATCAATTCCGACTAGACTTTATCCAGAAATTATTAATTACGCTGTAACTAAACCAATTCGTCCTGGGTTTAAAGAGTTATTAGATTTTTTAAATAGTCAAAATGTTCCTTTGATCGTAATTTCTGGTGGTTTAAGAGATATGGTAAAAACTGTTCTTAGTCGCCCAGAAAATAATCAATTTTTAATTACTAAAGTTACTGATATTTTTGCTGTTGATATTGATACTAGTGGTGAATATTTAACTGTTTATTCAGATTTTGAAGCAGATACAGAATTGGTAGCTAAAGTTAAAGTAATGTCTCAATATAATGCTTTAGAAACTATTGCCATTGGTGATTCTTTGACTGATATTAATATGGCATTAAAAGCTGATTTAGTTTTTGCACGCGATCGCCTTAAAGATTATTTGGATGAAGAAAATAAAGCTTATCTAGCTTGGGACAGTTTTTTTGAGATTAAAAACTATCTTAAGGCTCACTGGCAAATTGATTCTGTTGAAGAACAATAA
- the nfi gene encoding deoxyribonuclease V (cleaves DNA at apurinic or apyrimidinic sites), translating to MNLDSIPAWVKTVEEAKKIQEELRFKVIQEDRLSEVNYVAGVDVGFKNNYTITQAAVAVLNYPELTLVEQALATIPTTFPYIPGFLSFREIPAIIEALKQLTITPDLILCDGQGIAHPRRLGIASHLGVLIDVPTIGVAKSILIGKHQEVPPEKGSWTPLIDRGETIGVVLRSRFNVKPIYISIGHKISLNTAINYVMGCLTKYRLPETTRWADRLASI from the coding sequence ATGAATCTAGATTCAATTCCAGCGTGGGTAAAAACTGTTGAAGAAGCCAAAAAAATCCAAGAAGAATTAAGATTTAAAGTTATTCAAGAAGATCGATTATCCGAAGTGAATTATGTAGCAGGAGTTGATGTTGGTTTTAAAAATAACTATACTATTACTCAAGCAGCAGTAGCAGTCTTAAATTATCCTGAATTAACATTAGTTGAACAAGCCCTAGCTACTATTCCCACTACCTTTCCTTACATTCCTGGATTTCTTTCTTTTCGAGAAATACCTGCCATAATTGAAGCTTTAAAACAATTAACAATCACTCCAGATTTAATTTTATGTGATGGACAAGGAATAGCTCATCCTCGTCGTCTAGGAATAGCTTCTCATTTAGGAGTATTGATTGATGTCCCAACGATTGGTGTAGCTAAATCAATCTTAATCGGAAAACATCAAGAAGTTCCACCAGAAAAGGGTAGTTGGACACCTTTAATAGATCGAGGAGAAACGATTGGAGTTGTCTTAAGATCTCGCTTTAATGTCAAACCTATTTATATTTCAATTGGACATAAAATTAGTTTAAATACTGCCATTAATTATGTAATGGGTTGTCTCACTAAATATCGTTTACCAGAAACAACTCGTTGGGCAGATCGATTAGCGTCTATTTAA